A section of the Verrucomicrobium sp. GAS474 genome encodes:
- a CDS encoding NAD(P)-dependent oxidoreductase, whose amino-acid sequence MTGLPATLPTAEAIRAGSAPSASSSLSTDRVLIALRGDARERFEPLFDPSLLADTPWLWPDLSAEASWGGVLEEFAPTVVVTGWETPPVPARLAASPDFPLRYLCHLTGTVRTIVPRTLLERGVVVSNWGRQVAPAVAEHAILLLLMGVRNQPAWGAALADWPKNGYATLDLGIGSLRGRRVGLHGFGAVGREAVSMLRAFGATVSAYSAGVPSDHYAQYGVRECETLEELFSTSDAVIECEGLTEKSRGSVTEAVLRLLPRGAVFVNVARSAIADEAAFVRLARERDLRVALDVFDAEPLPAASPLRTMPGAILTPHIAGPTREGFAALFHTAMRNVRRFLDGAEVEGRVTLEAYDRAT is encoded by the coding sequence GTGACCGGCCTGCCCGCCACCCTCCCGACGGCGGAGGCGATCCGCGCGGGGAGCGCCCCCTCGGCCTCCTCCTCCCTCTCGACCGACCGCGTCCTCATCGCCCTCCGGGGCGACGCCCGGGAACGCTTCGAGCCGCTCTTCGATCCCTCGCTCCTCGCCGACACGCCGTGGCTCTGGCCCGACCTCTCCGCCGAGGCGTCGTGGGGCGGGGTGCTGGAGGAATTCGCCCCCACCGTCGTCGTCACCGGGTGGGAGACCCCGCCCGTCCCGGCGCGGCTCGCCGCCTCCCCCGATTTTCCGCTCCGCTACCTCTGCCACCTCACGGGGACGGTCCGGACGATCGTGCCGCGGACGCTGCTGGAGCGGGGCGTCGTCGTCTCGAACTGGGGGCGGCAGGTCGCCCCGGCGGTCGCCGAGCACGCCATCCTCCTCCTCCTGATGGGGGTGCGGAACCAGCCCGCCTGGGGCGCGGCCCTCGCCGATTGGCCGAAGAACGGCTACGCCACCCTCGACCTCGGCATCGGCTCCCTGCGCGGACGCCGGGTGGGGCTCCACGGCTTCGGCGCGGTGGGGCGCGAGGCGGTCTCGATGCTGCGCGCCTTCGGGGCGACGGTCTCGGCCTACTCCGCCGGGGTGCCCTCCGACCACTACGCCCAATACGGCGTCCGCGAGTGCGAGACGCTGGAGGAGCTCTTTTCGACGAGCGACGCGGTGATCGAGTGCGAGGGCCTCACCGAGAAGAGCCGGGGCTCGGTCACCGAGGCGGTGCTCCGCCTCCTGCCGCGCGGCGCGGTCTTCGTCAACGTCGCGCGGAGCGCCATCGCCGACGAGGCGGCCTTCGTCCGGCTGGCGCGGGAGCGCGACCTCCGCGTCGCCCTCGACGTCTTCGACGCGGAGCCGCTTCCCGCCGCCTCGCCCCTGCGGACGATGCCGGGCGCGATCCTCACGCCCCACATCGCCGGGCCGACGCGGGAGGGTTTCGCCGCCCTCTTCCACACCGCGATGCGGAACGTCCGCCGCTTCCTCGACGGCGCGGAGGTCGAGGGCCGCGTGACCCTCGAGGCCTACGACCGGGCGACCTGA
- a CDS encoding MFS transporter translates to MDPLPASAPSGIPSRDRIPLLQKIMFSAGGTTDYFATGLVTSVLWMPYFNIGLGLSPALLGMALMVLRGWDAFADPVMGNISDNARTRWGRRRPFMVAGAIATSGLSLLLWRLPEGLGEHGKIAYLIVVGMVFYAGFSCWAMPYYSLQLELTPHYDERTRLSAWMALFSKFSGLLGGWTMALLTCSWFADPVTGKADIVHGVRACSGYIAALILVMGLLPALFVKERYYQAETRHQARDPFWKSIGESARCGPLWCLIGISFFLLLGGGAVGTLGQYLNIYYVNGGKLAHASVIGGWISSVTFLTGIVAIPFWTWVSERLDKKVVLAILLGGSMAGHLLNVVCLQPGKPYLQVIPAVFSSMIVSAVWLFIPSMKGDVADYDELRSTRRREGSLNAFFSWFIKAALTGAAGLGGLLIQLSGFSAALPEQPPEVLQRMRLIFLILPLAVWSVTLLFIWYYPLDRKRMAEVRAALERRRGVI, encoded by the coding sequence GTGGATCCCCTGCCCGCCAGCGCCCCCTCCGGCATCCCGTCGAGGGACCGCATTCCCCTGCTCCAGAAAATCATGTTCAGCGCGGGCGGGACGACCGATTACTTCGCCACCGGGCTCGTGACCTCGGTCCTCTGGATGCCCTACTTCAACATCGGCCTCGGCCTCAGCCCGGCCCTCCTCGGCATGGCCCTCATGGTCCTGCGCGGCTGGGACGCCTTCGCCGACCCGGTGATGGGGAACATTTCCGACAACGCCCGGACCCGCTGGGGACGGCGGCGGCCCTTCATGGTCGCCGGGGCGATCGCGACCTCCGGCCTCTCCCTCCTCCTCTGGCGCCTCCCCGAGGGCCTCGGCGAGCACGGGAAGATCGCCTACCTCATCGTCGTCGGGATGGTCTTCTACGCCGGGTTCAGCTGCTGGGCGATGCCCTACTACAGCCTCCAGCTGGAGCTGACCCCCCACTACGACGAGCGGACCCGGCTGAGCGCGTGGATGGCCCTCTTCAGCAAGTTCTCCGGCCTCCTCGGCGGCTGGACGATGGCGCTCCTCACCTGCTCCTGGTTCGCCGATCCCGTCACCGGCAAGGCCGACATCGTCCACGGCGTCCGCGCCTGCAGCGGCTACATCGCCGCGCTGATCCTCGTCATGGGCCTCCTTCCCGCCCTCTTCGTGAAGGAGCGCTACTACCAGGCCGAGACCCGCCACCAGGCCCGCGACCCCTTCTGGAAAAGCATCGGGGAATCGGCCCGGTGCGGCCCGCTGTGGTGCCTCATCGGGATCTCCTTCTTCCTCCTCCTCGGCGGCGGCGCCGTCGGGACCCTCGGCCAATACCTCAACATCTACTACGTCAACGGCGGGAAACTCGCCCACGCCTCGGTCATCGGGGGTTGGATCTCGAGCGTCACCTTCCTCACCGGGATCGTCGCCATCCCGTTCTGGACCTGGGTGAGCGAGCGGCTCGACAAGAAGGTCGTCCTCGCGATCCTCCTCGGCGGGAGCATGGCGGGCCACCTCCTCAACGTCGTCTGCCTCCAGCCCGGGAAGCCCTACCTGCAGGTCATCCCCGCCGTCTTCAGCTCGATGATCGTCTCGGCCGTCTGGCTCTTCATCCCCTCGATGAAGGGCGACGTCGCCGACTACGACGAGCTCCGCAGCACCCGCCGCCGGGAAGGCTCCCTCAACGCCTTCTTCTCCTGGTTCATCAAGGCGGCCCTCACCGGCGCGGCGGGCCTCGGCGGCCTCCTCATTCAGCTCTCCGGCTTCAGCGCCGCCCTGCCCGAGCAGCCTCCCGAAGTCCTCCAGCGGATGCGGCTGATCTTCCTCATCCTCCCCCTCGCCGTCTGGAGCGTCACCCTCCTCTTCATCTGGTACTACCCCCTCGACCGGAAACGGATGGCCGAAGTCCGCGCCGCCCTCGAACGCCGCCGCGGCGTGATCTAG
- a CDS encoding carbohydrate binding domain-containing protein, with product MNRSALVLASSFLLFAGASLPAQEATPAPSPSPSAPAALPFPNADFEAGLDGWTLGKDDETAGISQVSAEAAHEGKAGLRVKQAADGPGSWLESPRLAVEGGKRYRIAYWARCVEESGVGLWIQFFDGDKKPIKPETPGDFISLVPPDAREWHPYTFTVTVPKEAAFLSLAIHAFNKRPTVADFDDFSVAPF from the coding sequence ATGAACCGCTCCGCCCTCGTCCTCGCCTCTTCCTTCCTCCTCTTCGCCGGAGCCTCCCTCCCGGCACAGGAAGCGACGCCCGCGCCCTCTCCGTCGCCCTCCGCCCCCGCCGCCCTGCCGTTCCCCAATGCCGACTTCGAGGCCGGGCTCGACGGCTGGACCCTCGGCAAGGACGACGAGACAGCCGGGATCAGCCAGGTGAGCGCCGAGGCGGCCCACGAGGGCAAAGCGGGACTCCGGGTGAAGCAGGCCGCCGACGGCCCCGGCTCGTGGCTCGAGAGCCCCCGCCTCGCCGTCGAGGGGGGAAAGCGTTACCGCATCGCCTACTGGGCGCGCTGCGTCGAGGAAAGCGGCGTCGGCCTCTGGATCCAGTTCTTCGACGGCGACAAGAAACCCATCAAGCCAGAGACCCCCGGCGATTTCATCTCCCTCGTCCCGCCCGACGCCCGGGAATGGCATCCTTATACGTTCACCGTGACCGTCCCGAAGGAAGCCGCCTTCCTCTCCCTCGCCATCCACGCCTTCAACAAGCGCCCCACCGTCGCCGACTTCGACGACTTCTCCGTCGCACCATTTTAA
- a CDS encoding LacI family DNA-binding transcriptional regulator encodes MSSRRISQTEIARRAGVHVTTVSLALRDSPRLPAATRERIQKLAKDLGYEPDPMLAALVAYKRNARTARHQGLLAWINNHTPPEALYEPAEFREYREGTVLRCAELGYKLEEFHTATTTPAQLSRMLHARNIQGLLFPPQPVGYQNLTLDWENFSSVAFGFRLQHPAFHRACNAQYRSAMLAVETMRAKGYRRIGFVTVEGNERSANGNFSSGYLSAQRHFPRKEHLPPLIFDDTGFGPGSPTRADPGPAFQKKFAAWYEAHRPDAILSHDPSIPLFFKRLKIDFATCGLAVISTTRNAPLLAGIHQNNLTIGRAAVDFLVGMIHRNERGIPETPIEFLVEGIWVDAPSLPGR; translated from the coding sequence ATGTCGTCCCGCCGCATCAGCCAGACGGAAATCGCCCGACGGGCCGGTGTCCACGTCACCACCGTCTCCCTCGCCCTCCGCGACAGCCCCCGCCTCCCCGCCGCCACCCGGGAACGGATCCAGAAGCTGGCGAAGGACCTCGGCTACGAGCCCGATCCGATGCTGGCCGCCCTCGTCGCCTACAAGCGGAACGCCCGGACGGCCCGCCACCAGGGCCTCCTCGCCTGGATCAACAACCACACCCCGCCCGAGGCCCTCTATGAGCCCGCCGAATTCCGCGAGTACCGGGAGGGGACCGTCCTCCGCTGCGCCGAGCTGGGATACAAGCTGGAGGAATTCCACACCGCGACGACGACCCCCGCCCAGCTCTCCCGCATGCTCCACGCCCGGAACATCCAGGGCCTCCTCTTCCCGCCGCAGCCGGTCGGCTACCAGAACCTCACGCTCGACTGGGAGAACTTCTCCTCCGTCGCCTTCGGCTTCCGCCTCCAGCATCCCGCCTTCCACCGCGCCTGCAACGCCCAGTACCGGAGCGCCATGCTCGCCGTGGAGACGATGCGGGCGAAGGGCTACCGGCGGATCGGCTTCGTCACCGTCGAGGGGAACGAGCGGAGCGCCAACGGGAACTTCTCCTCCGGCTACCTCTCGGCGCAACGCCACTTCCCGCGGAAGGAACACCTCCCGCCGCTCATCTTCGACGACACCGGCTTCGGCCCCGGCTCCCCCACCCGCGCCGATCCCGGCCCCGCGTTCCAGAAAAAATTCGCCGCCTGGTACGAGGCCCACCGCCCCGACGCCATCCTCTCCCACGACCCGAGCATCCCCCTCTTCTTCAAGCGGCTGAAGATCGACTTCGCCACCTGCGGCCTCGCCGTCATCTCGACCACGCGGAACGCCCCCCTCCTCGCGGGGATCCACCAGAACAACCTCACCATCGGCCGCGCCGCCGTCGACTTCCTCGTCGGCATGATCCACCGCAACGAGCGCGGCATCCCCGAGACCCCCATCGAGTTCCTCGTCGAGGGCATCTGGGTCGACGCCCCCTCCCTCCCCGGGCGGTGA
- a CDS encoding prepilin-type N-terminal cleavage/methylation domain-containing protein — MNSSAASPFPESRPGGPGLRRARRGKGAAGFTLVETLVAVTILALITTLLAQVMGAASLTSQVVQRRINNFTKARALIDLFSQDLAAGLYRSDLAFYPAGGQTLIAFYTQRPGVGATATRNLALVQYAIDTTSAESPLQRSDLAIGWDKSQSGDVSFGEATTLPKLSLVKPSDTANGVVGLQVRFLLADGTIQAKYANTVDNPLRAIGVTMAVVDDESLRKMTPARLNALRAVFASTAPADHAVKEAWQDALGASFDWPSYPATLSSGLLIFERFVYVSPVF; from the coding sequence ATGAATTCTTCAGCTGCATCCCCCTTCCCTGAGTCCCGCCCCGGCGGCCCCGGCCTCCGTCGCGCGCGCCGGGGGAAAGGCGCGGCCGGGTTCACCCTCGTCGAGACCCTCGTCGCCGTCACGATCCTGGCGCTCATCACCACGCTCCTGGCGCAGGTCATGGGCGCGGCCTCCCTCACCAGCCAGGTCGTCCAGCGGCGGATCAACAATTTCACGAAGGCCCGCGCCCTGATCGACCTCTTCTCGCAGGACCTCGCGGCGGGCCTCTACCGGAGCGACCTCGCCTTCTATCCCGCCGGGGGGCAGACCTTGATCGCCTTCTACACGCAGCGCCCCGGCGTCGGCGCGACCGCGACGCGGAACCTCGCCCTCGTCCAATACGCCATCGACACCACCTCGGCGGAGAGCCCCCTCCAGCGGAGCGACCTCGCCATCGGCTGGGACAAGTCCCAGTCAGGCGACGTCTCCTTCGGCGAGGCGACGACCCTCCCGAAGCTCTCCCTCGTGAAGCCGAGCGACACGGCGAACGGCGTCGTCGGCCTCCAGGTCCGCTTCCTCCTCGCCGACGGGACGATCCAGGCGAAGTATGCGAACACGGTCGACAACCCCCTCCGCGCCATCGGCGTGACGATGGCCGTGGTCGACGACGAGAGCCTCAGGAAGATGACCCCCGCGCGGCTCAACGCGCTGCGGGCCGTCTTCGCCTCGACCGCCCCGGCCGACCACGCCGTGAAGGAAGCCTGGCAGGACGCCCTCGGGGCCTCGTTCGACTGGCCCTCCTATCCCGCGACGCTTTCGAGCGGGCTCCTGATCTTCGAGCGTTTCGTCTATGTTTCGCCCGTCTTCTGA